CAGTTTCTCAAGGGAAAGGACCTGGGCCTGGACAAGAAGCCCCGGGTCCGCTACTTCGTCATGGGCGCCGAATCGGCGAAGCGAAACGAAAAAGGGAGGCTCCAGAGCGGCGGCGCCTGGAAGACTTCCGAGACCTGGCCCCCCGCGGAATCCCGGCAACTGCGCCTGTACCTGCACGTCGACGGCAGCCTCCGCCGCGAGCCGCCTCGAGAAACGGGCCGGAGCGGCTTCGAATACGACCCCAGGAACCCCGTGCCCACCATCGGCGGAAACATCGACTCGGGCAAGCGTCTGGTGCGCCGCGGCGCCCACAACCAGGTCCCGCTGGAGGGGGACTTCCCGGCCACCGACCTGCTGCCCCTCTCTTCCCGCTCCGACGTGCTCTCCTTTCAGACGCCGCCCCTGGAGGAGGACCTGGAGATCGCCGGTCCCATGCGGGTGGAGCTCTGGGTCTCCTCCTCGGCCAAGGACACCGACTTCACCGCCAAGCTCATGGACGTCTATCCGCCCTCGGCCGACTACCCGGAGGGTTACGCCATGAATCTGGAGGACGGTATCCTCAGGATGCGATTCCGCGAATCCCGGGAACGGGAGGAACTTATGGAGCCCGGCACCGTCTACCGGGTGGAAGTCGACCTCTGGGACACGGCCAACCGGTTCCACAAGGGGCACCGGGTCCGGCTGGACGTCTCCAGCAGCAACTTTCCCTTCTATGACGTCAACCCCAATACGGGAGAGTTCCTGGGGCGCCACACCCACTTGAAGACGGCTGTGAACAGTGTCTACCATGCTCCCGGCCGGGCTTCGGCGCTGGTCCTGACCGTGCCGGAATAACCGCAAGGGCCCCCGGCAGGCGGCCCGGCGCAGACCCGTAGTGTTACAATCGCGTGGCCGGCAAAACAGCGATCACGCCGGCAACGGCACATTCCACGAAGTTGCGGAGAAAAGGACCCATGCGAAGATTTACGACTCGACTTGTCCTGAGCCTGTTCGGTAGCTGCCTTCTCCTGTTGGCCGCCGGCTCCCACGAATGGGAGGCGCCCGACGAGGCCAAGCAGATGAAGAACCCCCACGCGGCCACTGACGAAGCCATGGCCACGGCCAGGACCCAATACGACGAGAACTGCAAGTTCTGCCACGGCGAGACCGGAGGCGCGGATGGGCCGGTGGCAGGCATGCTCAAGGAAAAGCCCCCTTCGTTCACCGAAGTCGAAGCCATGGCCAAGGTGACCGACGGTGAGCTCTTCTGGAAGATCACCAACGGCAAGGACCCCATGCCCGGCTACCAGAAGAAGCTCTCCGACGAGGAGCGGTGGCAATTGGTGAACCTCATTCGAACCTTCGCCAAGTGACCCGCTCGTCCGGCATGAAGGGCCCTATCGACCGCCGTCACTTTCTGAAAACGAGTTCGGCTCTGGCTGCCGCGTGGAGCGCCTGCGCCCCGGCCGGAGACCGCGCGGACCCCGCCGCCCGGGAGTGGCAGCACTACGGCGGAGACGCGGGCGCCGGCCGCTACTCGCCCCTGGACCAGATCAACCGGGCCAACGTCTCCGAGTTGAAGGTGGCCTGGACCTACCGGACCGGGGACGCCATGCAGCGTCCGGCCACCACCATCGAGTGCACGCCCATCGTGGTGGACGGCCGCATGTACATCTCCACGGCCACACTCCAGGTGCACGCGCTGGATGCGGCCACGGGCCGGAAACTCTGGAGTTTCGATCCCCACGGCGGAAAGCCGCTACGGGGGTCCCCGGGGGTCAACCGGGGAGTCACCTACTGGCAAAACCCGGAGCGTGCCGACGACCGCCGTATCTTCATGCCGGTCCGGGACATGCTCTATTCCATCGACGCCGGAACCGGGAAGCTGACGCCCGGATTCGGCCAGGGCGGAGTCATCGACCTGAAGGAAGACTTCGACCACGACATGACCGGACTCTCCTTCAACCTGACCAGTCCGGTGGTGGCGTACCAGGACCTGATCATCGCGGGAGGCGGCGGCGCGGAGGGACCCTATCCGGAGGCGCCGGGCCACATCCGGGGCTACGACGCCGCCACCGGGAAGCGGCGCTGGATCTTCCACACCACCCCCCGTCCGGGCCAGTTCGGAAACGACACCTGGGAAGGAGACTCGTGGAAGACCACGGGCGGGACCAACAACTGGGGCGGCATGAGCCTGGACCCGGCCCGGGGCTGGGTCTTCGCCTCCATCGGCTCGCCCGCCTTCGACTTCTACGGCGGCAACCGCAAGGGGGCCAACCTCTTCGGCAACTGCGTCCTGGCCCTCGATGCCTCCACCGGCGAGCGGAAATGGCACTTCCAGACCGTCCACCACGACGTCTGGGACTACGATCTTCCGTGCCAGCCGGCCCTCATCGACATGACCCACGGCGGGCGGACCTTCGAGGCGGTGGTCCAACCCACCAAGATGGGGATGATCTTCTTTTTCGATCGGGAGACGGGGAAACCGGTCTTTCCCGTGGAGGAACGGCCCATGCCCGCCTCGGACGTTCCGGGCGAGGAGCTGTGGCCGACCCAGCCCTTCCCCGTGAAGCCCCCTCCCCTGTGCCGGCAGGGGTTCATGCCGGACCAGATTACCGACATCTCTCAGGAAGCCCACGCCTTCGTCAAGGAGATCTACGACCGATCCCGCGTCGGCGATCTGTACACTCCGCCGAGCCTGGAGGGGACCATCATCCATCCCGGTTTCCGGGGCGGGGCCCTGTGGGGCGGATGCAGCCACGACCCGGCGGCCAACCGGCTCTTCGTGAATACCAGCGAATGGACCAACCGCATCACGCTGGCCCCTGCCCGGGAGGACCAGCCCTTCGACTATGCCCTTCCGGAACGCGCCCTTTTGCAGGACCCGGAGAAATTCCCGGCCATCAAGCCCCCATGGGGCTACCTGACGGCCATCGACCTGGACTCGGGGGACTTCGCTTGGCGGGTGGTGGCGGGAGAGATTCCGGAGCTGAAGGCCCGCGGAATCACCGGGACCGGGAGCCCCATGCACGGCGGGACCATCGCCACTGCGGGAGGCCTGATCTTCGTGGGTGGATCTTTCGACAAAAAGTTCCGCGCCTACGATTCCAGCAACGGACGGGTGCTCTGGGAGCGCCCGTTGAACGCCGGCGGCTTCGCCACACCGTCCACCTACGAGACGGAGGGCCGGCAATATGTGGTCATTGCCGCCGGAGGCGGCCAGGCCGCTTCCAATTCAGGCGATGAATTCGTGGCCTTTGCGCTGGCTTGAGCCGGATCCCCGGGGCCGAAGCCTGGGAATTGCGGCCCTGGTTGCAGTCCTGGGCGTTCTGTCCGGGGCGGCCCGCTCCGACAACAAGGCGCCGGAGCCTCAGCCCATCCCCTTCAGTCACAGAATCCATGCGGCCGCCGGTATGCGGTGCTCCTTCTGCCACGCCATCGAGGAACCGGGATTTGCGGCCGGGCTGCCGGCCGAGTCCAAGTGCATGGTCTGCCACACCGCCGTCAAGAGCGACAGCCCGGACATCCTCAAGCTGGCCAAGGCCGCGAAAGCGGGGGAGACGATCCCCTGGGTGCGGATCTACCGGGTGCCCGACTACGTCTGGTTCTCACACGCCCTGCACGCCGTGGACGCCAAGATCGAATGCGCCGCCTGTCACGGCCCCGTCGCCACACGGGACGTGTTGGTTCAGGAAAAGCCCACGTCCATGGAGTTCTGCATGGAATGTCACGCGGAGCAAAAGGCCTCCAACGGCTGCGAAGTCTGCCACGTCCGGCAGTAGGAACGGCGGCTTTCCTGCCGCCGATTCATTGGGGCGGCGGTTTCCTAACCGCCGATTCTTTGATCGTCCATCGGAGGAAAAAGACTGTCCCCCCTCCAATTGTGCTCCTATGTGGCATCATATGGTCCCCATGAAGACCGGCACATGGTCGCGAGACCGTCTCCTCCTGCTACTGGGTCTCCTGCTGGCCGCAAACTGCGTCCCGGCGCCCGACCCTTCCGACGACAACGACTGGCGTTACCACGGCAAGGACCCTGGCGGGACGAGGTACTCCGCCCTGGCCCAGATCAACCGGACCAACGTCCAGGAACTGGAGGTGGCCTGGATCTACCGCATGGGAGAGGTCAAGCGCCCGCACCGGACCATCCCCAACCGGATGCAGGCTCCGTGGGAGACCACGCCCCTGGTGGTGGACGGGGTCCTCTACCTGTCCACGCCGTCCAACCGGGTCATCGCCCTGGAGGCGGAGACGGGACGGGAACTCTGGGAGTTCGATCCGCAGGAAGGCAGCGGAGACAGCCGTTTCTATCTCCAACACCGGGGAGTCTCGTACTGGGAGGGGACCGTCGATGGGAAACTCCAACGGCGGATCCTCATGGGGACGGGAGACGCCCGGCTGTTCGCGCTGGATGCCGACACGGGCCGTCTGATCCCCGATTTCGGCCAGGACGGGTGGGTGGACCTGGACGGGGGCATGACCACCCGCTGGCCCAAGAGCATCTACACGGTCACCTCCCCGGTGGCCGTCTACCAGAACGTGGTGGTCACGGGGTCGCGGCTCAGCTCCGGCCAGGAGAGCAAGGGTCCCAGCGGCAAGGTCCGGGCCTGGGACGTGCTCACGGGCGACCTGGTCTGGGAGTTCCACACCGTTCCCCGGCCCGGCGAACCGGGAAACGAGACCTGGGAGGGAGACTCGTGGAAGGACCGTTCCGGCGCCAACGCCTGGTCGATCATCAGCGTGGACACGGAGCGGGGCTGGGTGTTCGTCCCTACGGCCTCCCCCCTGGGCCCCGACCGCGACGGCCAGAACCTGTATGGAAACTCCCTGGTGGTGCTGGACGCCCTCACCGGAAAGCTGGTCTGGTACTTCCAGGCGGTCCGCCACGACACCTGGGACTATGACCTTCCGGCCCAGCCGGTGCTGGTGACCCTGGAACAGGACGGCCGCGCGGTCCCGGCCGTGGCTCAGCCCACCAAGATGGGCATGGTCTTCGTGTTGCACCGGGAGACCGGCAAGCCGGTGCTCCCGGTGGAGGAGCGTCCCGTGCCCCAGACCGGGGGCGGATACAACTGGCCCACCCAGCCCTTCACCGTCAAGCCGCCTCCGCTGGTACGGCACAACCTGACCCGGGACGACGTGAGCCGGGTCACGCCCGAGTCCTACGAATTCTGCCGGGAGCTCTTCGACTCGCTCCACTACGAGGGCATCTACACGCCGCGGCAGGAGGGGCCGACCCTCATGCTGCCGGGTTCCCTGGGCGGAGCCAACTGGTCCGGAGCCTCGTTCGATCCCACGACCGGGTTTCTCTACGTGAACGTCACCGAGCTGGGGAACGCCCGCGGCGCGGGCCGCCGATTCTGGCAGGACAACAAGTGGCCCTGCCAGGAGCCTCCCTGGGGAACGCTCAACGCCGTGGATCTGAACCGTGGCGAGATCGTGTGGAAGAGTGTCCTCGGCGTCGTTGACGAGCTGGCGGAGAAAGGCGTCCCCAAGACCGGAACCCCGAACTTGGGCGGATCCATCGTCACCGCAGGAGGATTGGTCTTCGTCGGGGGCACCAACGACAGCAGGTTCCGGGCGTTCGACTCGGCATCCGGAGAGGAGCTCTGGGTCGACCTGCTGGAGGCCAATGCCCACGCCACGCCCATGACCTTCTGGGGGGAGAAGACGGCTAAGCAGTACGTGGTGATCGCCGCGGGCGGTGGCAACGTCTTCAGCGACGTCACGTCCGACGGGTTGGTGGCTTATGCTTTGCCGGATTAAGCGGATCGCTCAGCCCATGTCACTCTCGTCCAATTGCTCCGAGGCGACGTAATTCCAGACGAGGGCCAGATTGAAAAGGTAGATGATGGAGCGCGTGAGGCGTTCCGCGTCTGACATCTCAACGCGGCGGGCGTGCGCAATACGGTTTCTGTGGTCGTTCATTGAGCGTAGCACGTAGGACGCCTTCGGAACCGAACCCATGGGCAGCAGGCCTTCCGCCTGTAGCCGGGAGACGTATTCCGGAAAACTGGACCTGGCCCGGCCTTCCGCTCCCAGCATCTGGCTGATGTTCCTACGGATTTCCTCATGAGTGCTTTCGACAAACTCCCGGGGATACATGATGGGTTCCATTTCCCTCATCCAGACCTTGAAGGAGGGATCTCCCGACACCTGAAACGCCAATTCCTTGAGCATCTTTTCCAGGTCCCGGAGAATCGTTCGCTCGGTGAGATCGATTTCACCGTCGCTTCGTGACTCAGAGGTCTCGAAAGCCCCCTCGACCAGACTTTGCGTTTTCCGAGCCGACTTCTCGACGTTGTCCACAATACTCAGAAGCGTCTTCACCCCTTCGTCGAGGTTATCCAAACGTTTCCGCACCGTTGCTTCGCCGGGTTTCGCCTCGGCGGGCGCCGGAGGAGGGAGCCTTTTCGAGGTGGGTTCTCCGAGCTCGAAAATCGCGGCGTCGCGTCCAAATTCTTTCTTCAAAGCGCGATAACACGCCATCGTTTTCGGATACACCCAACGGGTCCTTTTCGGGTCCCAGCGGCGGCCCGGGATCTTCTTGGCCCGCTCCTTCTCGCCGGGCGCGATCTTTACTTCGTAGTCCTTCTCGGTCTCCGTGACTTCGATGGGAAAGAAGTTGCCTCTGGGAAATTGCATT
This is a stretch of genomic DNA from Acidobacteriota bacterium. It encodes these proteins:
- a CDS encoding cytochrome c, giving the protein MRRFTTRLVLSLFGSCLLLLAAGSHEWEAPDEAKQMKNPHAATDEAMATARTQYDENCKFCHGETGGADGPVAGMLKEKPPSFTEVEAMAKVTDGELFWKITNGKDPMPGYQKKLSDEERWQLVNLIRTFAK
- a CDS encoding pyrroloquinoline quinone-dependent dehydrogenase — protein: MTRSSGMKGPIDRRHFLKTSSALAAAWSACAPAGDRADPAAREWQHYGGDAGAGRYSPLDQINRANVSELKVAWTYRTGDAMQRPATTIECTPIVVDGRMYISTATLQVHALDAATGRKLWSFDPHGGKPLRGSPGVNRGVTYWQNPERADDRRIFMPVRDMLYSIDAGTGKLTPGFGQGGVIDLKEDFDHDMTGLSFNLTSPVVAYQDLIIAGGGGAEGPYPEAPGHIRGYDAATGKRRWIFHTTPRPGQFGNDTWEGDSWKTTGGTNNWGGMSLDPARGWVFASIGSPAFDFYGGNRKGANLFGNCVLALDASTGERKWHFQTVHHDVWDYDLPCQPALIDMTHGGRTFEAVVQPTKMGMIFFFDRETGKPVFPVEERPMPASDVPGEELWPTQPFPVKPPPLCRQGFMPDQITDISQEAHAFVKEIYDRSRVGDLYTPPSLEGTIIHPGFRGGALWGGCSHDPAANRLFVNTSEWTNRITLAPAREDQPFDYALPERALLQDPEKFPAIKPPWGYLTAIDLDSGDFAWRVVAGEIPELKARGITGTGSPMHGGTIATAGGLIFVGGSFDKKFRAYDSSNGRVLWERPLNAGGFATPSTYETEGRQYVVIAAGGGQAASNSGDEFVAFALA
- a CDS encoding cytochrome c3 family protein is translated as MNSWPLRWLEPDPRGRSLGIAALVAVLGVLSGAARSDNKAPEPQPIPFSHRIHAAAGMRCSFCHAIEEPGFAAGLPAESKCMVCHTAVKSDSPDILKLAKAAKAGETIPWVRIYRVPDYVWFSHALHAVDAKIECAACHGPVATRDVLVQEKPTSMEFCMECHAEQKASNGCEVCHVRQ
- a CDS encoding pyrroloquinoline quinone-dependent dehydrogenase; translated protein: MKTGTWSRDRLLLLLGLLLAANCVPAPDPSDDNDWRYHGKDPGGTRYSALAQINRTNVQELEVAWIYRMGEVKRPHRTIPNRMQAPWETTPLVVDGVLYLSTPSNRVIALEAETGRELWEFDPQEGSGDSRFYLQHRGVSYWEGTVDGKLQRRILMGTGDARLFALDADTGRLIPDFGQDGWVDLDGGMTTRWPKSIYTVTSPVAVYQNVVVTGSRLSSGQESKGPSGKVRAWDVLTGDLVWEFHTVPRPGEPGNETWEGDSWKDRSGANAWSIISVDTERGWVFVPTASPLGPDRDGQNLYGNSLVVLDALTGKLVWYFQAVRHDTWDYDLPAQPVLVTLEQDGRAVPAVAQPTKMGMVFVLHRETGKPVLPVEERPVPQTGGGYNWPTQPFTVKPPPLVRHNLTRDDVSRVTPESYEFCRELFDSLHYEGIYTPRQEGPTLMLPGSLGGANWSGASFDPTTGFLYVNVTELGNARGAGRRFWQDNKWPCQEPPWGTLNAVDLNRGEIVWKSVLGVVDELAEKGVPKTGTPNLGGSIVTAGGLVFVGGTNDSRFRAFDSASGEELWVDLLEANAHATPMTFWGEKTAKQYVVIAAGGGNVFSDVTSDGLVAYALPD